GGCCAAGGCCTCGGCGAGGCGCTGGCCCGTCGGCTGCTCTCGGAGCGCAGCGAGTCCAACGTGCTGCTCTCGACGCCGGAGACCAACGGCGAGGGGAACCGGGCCTGGCGGCTGTACCGGCGGCTGGGGTTCTTCGACGTAATCCGCGGCTACCACTTCACCGGCGACCCACGGGCTTTCGCGATTCTGGGGCGCGCGCTGCCGCTGTAGTGGCACCGGCGCGATCGCGGTCTGGCACGATGACCTGGTGCGCGCCAGCGGTATACAGCTTTCGTCCCGGGTTCCGACGGCTCGGCCGGGCGGTCGCCGCCTGGTCGCGTGGGCGCTGCTGCTGCTGATGATCCCGGCGCTGGCCGGGTGCGTGCGGATCAAGGCGTCGATCACCATCTCACCCGACGACCTGGTGTCCGGCGACATCGTCGCGGCGTCCAAGCCGAAGAACGATAAGGACAACGGCCCCCAGCTCGATCCCAACCTGACCTTCGGCCAGAAGGTGGCGGTGTCCAAGTACGACCGTGACGGCTACGTGGGGTCGCAGGCCAGCTTCTCCGACCTGACATTCGCCGAGTTGCCCGAGCTCGCCCGGATGAACTCCGATGCCCAAGGCGTGAACCTGTCGCTGCGCCGGGCCGGCGACCTGGTCATCCTCGAGGGGCGCGCGGACCTGACGTCGCTGACCGATCCTGACGCCGACGTCGAGTTGTCGGTGGCCTTCCCTGGTTCGGTGACCTCCACCAACGGCGATCGGGTCGACGAGCAGACCGTGCAGTGGAAGTTGAAGCCCGGCGTGGTCAGCATTCTCAGCGCGCAGGCCCGCTACACCGATCCGAGCACCCGCTCGTTCCAGGGCGCGGCGCTGTGGCTGCTGCTCGCCTCACTCGGGACGGCCGCCGCGGTAGGTGGCCTGGCCTGGTACGCCCGCGACCGCTCGCCGCGGTTCTCCGAGCCGAGCGACTCGTCGGCCAGCTGACTTCAGCGGGTCGGCGACCAGTAGTCCAGCATCTCGGCGAACGTCTCGAACGCCGGCGCGGAATTGCCGTAGGTGGCTTCCAGGTGGATGCTCAGCGGGAAGCCCAGATCGGCGACACCGTCGACGACCCGCTTGTAGAGGTCGAGAATCAGCTTGCGGCGTTGCACCGGTTCGGTATTCGCCAACGTCGTCACGAAGGCCTGTTCCTCGGCCACGGCCGCGTTGCCCGGATCCTGGATCAGCCAGTTGATGAAGCCGATCTTCTCCTCGAGCTTCGGCACGAAGCCGAATCCCAGCAACACCTCGGGCCGGTGATCGGTCTCCTTGGCGAAATCGGTCAAAAAGCCCACGATCGCATCGGAATACAACAGCTGCGTCTGCGCGAACGTCGCACCCTGGTTGCACTTGAAGTTCAGCCGGCCCGTCTCACCCTCGCGGGTCGGAATCAGGATCACGCCCCGGTTGTGCACCAGCTCCTGGTACATCGACAGCGCGTCGGTCGGCGCCACACCGGACCCCTCGCCGTCGGCCATCGTGCGCGGCACCCCGACGAACACGATGCCGTCGATGCCCGCGCCGACCAGCGTGCCCAGCCGCTCGCGAAGCGCGGGCTCGTCCATGAAAGCCGTGACCTGAGAGCACAATCCGCGCACGCCGGGCAGCTCGGGGCGGATCGTCGACCAGAAGTCCAGCACGTCCAGCTTGGGCTTCATCTCGATCGGCCGGTCGTCGTCCTCCTCGATCAGACCCGGCATCATCACGTGCCCGATCCGGCCCTCGATCCCGGACTTGGCCGCCAGCTGCACCACCTTCTGCGCGTCCTCGAGCGCCTGCGCGGTGCCGCGATCGACGTTTGGCGGCACCAGCTCAAGCGCAACGGTGTTCAAAGTCAACGAGCTGCTCCTCAATCAACGACTGGTCCCCCGCCGCATGCGGCCACCCGGCACCTTGCTCCACGACAGCATAGTGAGGCCCGTTCGACGCGCCCGCGCGCCGACCTGAGGCGGGCGAAACCCGCTGGGCAGCGCGACGCCGAATAGACTTGGCGGGCCATGACGTCCAGGGACCGGGAAGAGGTGTCGCGCTGAGCGCAGGAGCAGCCGCAACTGTCGAGCTGGCCGACGCCGTCACCGACCAGCTGCGCAGGTATCTGCGCGAGCGCCGAACCGCGTCCGCCCACATCGGCAGCGACTACGACGGGTTGACGGCCGGCCTGGAGGACTTCGTCCTGGGCGGCGGCAAGCGACTGCGCCCGGCCTTCGCGTATTGGGGCTGGCGGGCCGTGACCACCGACGACGCCGACGACGAGGCGCTGCTGCTGTTCGCCGCGCTGGAACTGCTGCACGCCTCGGCGCTGGTGCACGACGACGTGATCGACAGCTCGGCGACGCGACGCGGCCGCCCAACCACCCACGTCCGGTTCGCCGCGCTGCATCGCGAACGCGGCTGGCGCGGGCCCGCCGGTCAGTTCGGCCTGTCGGCGGCGATCCTGCTCGGGGACCTGGCGCTGGCGTGGGCCGACGACATCGTCGCCGACATCGATCTGCCGCGCGCGGCTCGCAAACGGGTGCGCCGGGTCTGGGCCGACATCCGGACCGAAGTGCTCGGCGGGCAGTACCTCGACATCGTGGCCGAGGCAAGCGCTGCGGAGTCCATCGCCTCGGCGATGGCCGTCAACACCTACAAGACGGCGTCCTACACGGTGTCGCGCCCGCTGCAACTGGGCGGCGCCGCGGCCGCCGATCGGCCGGACGTGCAGGCGTTGTTCCACGACGTCGGCAACCAACTGGGCGTCGCCTTTCAACTGCGCGACGACGTGCTCGGTGTGTTCGGCGATCCGGCGGTCACCGGCAAGCCGTCCGGCGACGACCTCCGTTCCGGCAAGCGCACGGTGCTGCTGGCCACCGCGCTGCAGCTGGCCGATGCGTCGGATGTGGCCGCCGCCAAGCTGCTACGCGCGCACGTTGGAACCGACATGAGCGACGCGCAGGCCCGCGACCTGTGCGACGTGATCGAGCGGGTCGGCGCGCTGGCGGCGGTCGAAGACCAGATCACGACGCTGACCAACCGGGCCCTGGAATTGGTCGGCGATGCACCGATTTACGACGCCGCAAAGTCCGGGCTCGCCGAATTGGCCGCCCTGTCCGCTAACCGGTCGGCCTGACGCGCATGTCCCTTCCGACGCCTGTCCCGCCGGCCCCCGCCTCGACAACCGCTGCGCCGCAGCTGCTTTCCCGCGTGCGGCAGTTCGCGAGAACCACGGACGCCCGGCCCGCGCTGCTCGGCTGCCTGGGCGCGGTGCTGATCACGACGGGTGGCCTCGGGGCGGGCAGCACCAAACAGCACGATCCGTTGTTGGAGACGTTGCACCTGTCCTGGCTGCGCTATGGCCACGGTCTGGTGCTGTCCTCGGTCATGTTGTGGATCGGCGTGGCGCTGATGCTCGGCGCGTGGCTGTGGCTGGGCCGACGCGCACTTGCCGGTGCAGCGGACCAATTCACGATGGTGGCCACGACCGGGTTCTGGCTGGCGCCGCTGCTGCTGTCGGTGCCGGTATTCAGTCGCGACACCTATTCCTACCTCGCGCAGGGCGCGCTGCTGCGCGACGGGCTGGACCCCTACGCCGTCGGGCCGATCGACAACCCGAATCCGTTGCTGGACAACGTCAGTCCGATCTGGACGATCACCACCGCGCCGTATGGTCCGGCGTTCATCATGATCGCCCGGTTGGTGACGATGCTGGTCGGCAACCACGTGATCGCCGGGACCATGCTGCTGCGGCTGTGCATGCTGCCCGGTTTGGCGCTGCTGATCTGGGCGACGCCGCGCATTGCGCGGCACGTAGACGCGAACGTGCCGATCGCACTGTGGGTGTGCGCGCTCAACCCGCTGGTGATCATCCATCTGATGGGCGGCGTGCACAACGAGATGCTGATGGTCGGGCTGATGTCCGCCAGCATCGCGCTGACGTTCGAGCGACGCCATCTCGCCGGCATCGCGGTCGTCGCCGTCGGCACCGCGGTCAAGGCGACCGCCGGCCTCGCGCTGCCGTTCCTGGTGTGGGTGTGGATGCGCCATCTGCGTGATCGGCGCGGATACCGGCCGCTGCGAGCATTTTTCGTGGCCGCGGGTATATCGGTGCTGATCTTCGTCGCGGTGTTCGCGGTGCTGTCGGCGGCGGCCGGGGTCGGCCTGGGCTGGCTGACAGCGCTTGCCGGCTCGGTGAAGATCATCAACTGGCTGAGCATCCCGACCGCGACGGCGAACCTGGTGCATGCGATCGGCGGAGTGTTCTTCGCGGTGAATTTTTATGGCGTGCTGCAGGTTACGCGTGCAATCGGAATCGTGATCCTCGCGTTCGCCCTGCCCCTGTTGTGGTGGCGGTTCCGTCACGACGACCGCCAGGCGCTGGTCGGCATTGCGCTGGCGATGCTGTTCGTGGTGCTGTTCGCGCCGGCCGCGCTGCCCTGGTACTACTCCTGGCCGCTAGCCGTGGTGGCCCCGCTCGCCCAGTCACGACGAGCGGTGTCTGCCATCGCGGCGTTCTCCACCTGGATCATGGTGATCTTCAAACCCGATGGGGCCCATGGCATGTACTCGTGGCCGCACGTACTACTGGCGACAGCGGTCGCGGCCTTCGCATGGCGCACCATCAACCGGGCGCAGACACCCTGGCCTCAGTAGGCCATCGCCTGCGCGCGGCGCAGGACTTCGCGGGCCTGATGCGCGTGCAGTGCGTCCACCGGACGCGCGTTGCTGAGCGCGTCGCGCGAGCCGTCCCGCGTCACCGTCAGCGACGGGTCGGGAGTGAACAGCCAGCGCACGATCTCGGTGTCGTGATACCCGCCGTCGCGCAGGACGACCAGCAGCCCCGCCAGACTCTTGACCACTTCCCCGCTGCTGGTGAAAAAGATCTGCGGCACCAACACATCGCCGTCGCGCCGCACCGCGACGAGGTGACCGTCCTTGAGATGTTGCTGCACTTTGCTCACCGATACACCGAGCAGATCGGCGACGTTGCGGAGATCGTAGGTCGGTTCTTCGGGGTCGATGACATCGTCCCCGGCCGGAATCCTGCTCACCCGATCAGTGTACGACCGACGCGGGTTCGTGCGGCCTCGGTTTCCAGGTCTGGGGTCCGCCGACGCCTACGATGAGCGCGTGACCGCAGCGACGAGCGACGATCTCGAAGGCGCATTGCTCGACGGGCGCTACCGCGTTGCGGCCAGAATCGCGACCGGCGGCACTTCGACGGTGTACCGCGGGCTGGACACCCGGTTGGACCGCCCGGTAGCGCTGAAGGTGATGGACACCCGCTACGCCGGCGACCGGCAATTCCTGACCCGGTTTCAGCTCGAAGCCCGCAGCGTGGCCCGGTTGAAAGATCCGGGGCTGGTCGCGGTCTACGACCAGGGCCTCGACGCCCGGCATCCGTTCCTGGTGATGGAGCTGATCGAAGGCGGGACACTGCGCGAACTGCTCGCCGAGCGCGGGCCAATGCCGCCACACGCCGTCGCCGCGGTGCTGCGCCCGGTGCTGGGCGGGCTGGCCGCCGCGCATCGCGCCGGCCTGGTGCACCGCGACGTCAAACCCGAGAACGTGCTGATCTCCGACGACGGCGAGGTCAAGATCGTCGACTTCGGCCTGGTGCGCGCCGTCGCCGAGGCCGGAATCACGTCCACCAGCGTCATTCTCGGCACCGCGGCGTACCTGTCGCCCGAACAAGTCAAAGACGGCAACGCGAGCCCGCGAAGCGACGTCTACGGCGCCGGGATCGTCGCCTACGAGCTGCTCACCGGCCAGACGCCGTTCTCCGGAGACACCTCGCTGTCGGTGGCCTATCAGCGGTTGGACACCGACGTGCCGGCGCCGAGCAGCGTAATCGGTGGCGTGCCAGCACAATTCGACGAACTCGTGCTGCGCGCGACCAGCCGCGACCCCGCCGGGCGATACGCCGACGCCCAGGACATGGCCGCGGAATTGGAGGCGATCGTCGGCGAGTTAGGGCTGCCCGATTTTCGGGTGCCCGCGCCGCGCAACTCCGCGCAGCACCGCTCGGCCACGGCCCACACGGGCGGCCAGGCCACCACCGACCAGAACCGGACCGCCGACCTACGTCAGCCCCCAGCGCCGCGGCACCAGCCGACGCGTCAGTTCACCCGGGATCCGCGAGACCGGGGCGCTGGCGACGCCGGGCGGGAAAAGACCGCAGTGGCAGGTCAATTCGCGGGTATCGACCTGACCGAGTTCGCGTTCGAACGCGAACGCTCCCGGCGGATGATGCTGATCTGGATCGCGATCGTGCTCTCGGTCACCGGATTAGCGGCCGCCGCGGCGTGGACGGTCGGCAGCAACATCGGCGGCCTGCTCTAGACGCGCTAGTCGCGCAGCATCTCCGCCCCGTCCTACGCGGAGCCTGCTGCGCTAGTCGCGCAGCATCTCCGCGACCAGGAACGCCAGCTCCAGCGACTGCTGGGTGTTCAGCCGCGGGTCACATGCCGTCTCGTAGCGCCCGGCCAGGTCGCTGTCCGAAATGTCTTGCGCGCCACCGAGACACTCGGTGACGTTCTCGCCGGTGATCTCGACGTGGATGCCGCCGGGCCAGGTGCCCAGCGCGCGGTGCACCTCGAAGAACCCCTGCACCTCGTCGACGATCCGGTCGAAGTGCCGGGTCTTGTAGCCGGTAGACGACTCGTGGGTGTTGCCGTGCATCGGGTCGCACTGCCAGATCACCTGATGCCCCGTCGCCTGGACCTTTTCGATGATCGGCGGCAGCAGGTCGCGCACCTTGTTGTTGCCCATCCGGCTCACCAGGGTCAGCCGGCCCGCCTTGTTGTGTGGGTCGAGACGCTCCACGTATTCGACCACCTGGTCCGGCGTGGTCGACGGCCCGATCTTGACGCCGATCGGGTTGCCGATCACCTCGGCGAACGCGATGTGCGCGCCGTCGAGTTGCCGGGTGCGGTCGCCGATCCACAGGAAGTGTGCCGACATGTCGAAAAGCTGCGGTTCGTCGTGTTCCTCGGTCGAGAGCCGCAGCATCGCCCGTTCGTAGTCGAGCACCAAAGCCTCGTGACTGGAGTAGATCTCGGCGGTCTGCAGATTGCGGTCGGCCACCCCGCAGGCACTCATGAACTTGAGCCCGCGGTCGATCTCGGAGGCCAGCGCCTCGTACCGGGCACCCGCCGGCGAAGTCCGCACGAACTCGCGGTTCCAGTCGTGCACACCGTGCAGCGATGCCAGGCCCGATGAGGTCAACGCGCGCACGAGGTTCATCGCGGCCGCGGCGTTGGCGTAGGCGCGCACCAGCCGCGACGGGTCGTGCTCACGCGCCGCAGCGTCGGGGGCGAACCCGTTGACCATGTCGCCGCGGTAGGACCGCAAGCCCAGGGCATCGGTGTCGGCCGAGCGTGGCTTGGCGTACTGGCCCGCGATGCGGGCCACCTTGAGCACCGGCACGCTGGCGCCGTAGGTCAGCACCACCGCCATCTGCAGCAGCGTCCGGATGTTGCCCTTGATGTGCGGCTCGGTGTTGTCGACGAAGGTCTCGGCGCAGTCGCCACCCTGCAGCAAAAAGGCCTCACCACGGGCGACCTGAGCCAGCATGTCCTGCAGCCGCACGATCTCCGACGGCACCGTCACCGGCGGAACGCTCTCCAGCACCGTGCGCCAGGGCTCGACCTCCTCGCGGGTCCAGCTGGGCTGCTGAGCGGCGGGCTTGGCCAGCGCGGCGTCCAGCCGGGCCCGCAGGTCCGCCGGTAACGGCGGCAGCGACGGCAGCTGCTCGATGGGAAGATCGACGGTCGAATTCACCCGTCTATGGTAACCGGGTTGCGGACGCCCTGAATTCTGCCGCTATCAGCGGCGATGCGAATGGCCGGGCTCTTTGCCGCCGGTCGAGGTGATCACCTGATACCGGGTGAGCTGATCGCGGGCGTCGACCAGCGCGTCATGCACGTTCGCCGATCGCTTCGGCATCTGGGGGCTGCCGTGCTCCTCCCAGAGTTGGCGCAGCTCACGAGTGAACCGCGGGATCTGCGGCGGCAGGTGGGTCATCGGACCCCACAGCTGACAGAGCGCGACGTGGTCGTAGGCGCCGACCCAGGCCCACAACTCGATCGGCTCCGGCCCGTCGATGTCGAAGAACGTCTCGAGGTCGTTTCGGATCTGGGCACGCGACCGCCACAGCTGCGACGCCGGCGACGGCAGCTTGGGCAGCACGTTGGCGCGCACCCAACTCCCGGCCCGGTCGGGATTGAATTCGGTTGACACACCGTAGTATTCGCGGCCGTCCTCGGCGACCACGCCGATCGAGATCAGCTCGATGGTGTAGCCGTCGTCGATGAATTCGGTGTCGTAGAAATAGCGCACCGCCGGCTACCCCATCCCGAGCCCGCCGGCGAGCACGCTCGGCACCTGCTCGGGCGGGGGCGCGGGATGCACCTCGCGATCCAGTTGCGCGTTGACCATGCGGTGCGACGGTACCCGTGGCGTTCCGGCGATGGTGTACTGCAGCCACAGCTTTGCCCGCACCACCGGCCGGCGCAGCTTGCGCTCGCGTTGCAACGCGCGGCTCATCTTGCTGAGCCGCCTCATGTAGAGGTAGCGGGCCCACGGCGCCTGCGGCCGCGACAGCCGGATGGCGCCGATGACCAGCAGCGGGACGAAGAACATGCCGATCAGGCCGGTCCACACCTTGCCCTTGAGCACGACCAGAACCGCCAACGGCAACGTCAAAACCATCGCGAACACCACGCCCGCCCGCATCAACGTCGAATGGGTGGTGTCCTGCCACAGGCTGATGAAGAACATCAGCGGATGCAGGCCCAGCACCAGCAGTCCGCCGACCGCGACCGCGGCGAAGACGGCGTCCACCGAGGTGCGGCCATCCTCCTCCCAGTAGACGTCGGACAGATGCAGGATCAGCGCGTACTCGTCGAGCACCAGCGCGGCGCCGATCCCGAAAACAATTGCCACCGCGGTGAATTGGGGCTCGGTCCCGTTGACGGACATCGTCACCAACGTCACCCCGGAAATCATCACCAGCACGACGCCGATCACCACGTGGTGGATGTGCTTGGTCCCGATGTGGATGTTGCGTGGTTCCCACCAGCGCGGCGGCCGGCCGTCGCCCTTGCGGCGCCGGATCAGCCGGACGAAGGTTCGCGTCACGAAGAAGGTGGTGATGAAGGCGACCAGACAACACAGCAGCGGGAGTCGGCCGCGCCCGATGATGTCGTCTTCGAACCAGTGCAGCACCCTCAAAAAGCTACGCGCAGTTGCCGCTGTTGGCCGTCCACGACACCGATCGACGCGCCGACACCGATAGGCTGTTCCCCGACATGACTAGATGGCGCTTGCCCGACGCGGGCGATTCGCGCGGGCAGGTCGCCA
The sequence above is a segment of the Candidatus Mycobacterium wuenschmannii genome. Coding sequences within it:
- a CDS encoding alpha-(1->6)-mannopyranosyltransferase A; amino-acid sequence: MSLPTPVPPAPASTTAAPQLLSRVRQFARTTDARPALLGCLGAVLITTGGLGAGSTKQHDPLLETLHLSWLRYGHGLVLSSVMLWIGVALMLGAWLWLGRRALAGAADQFTMVATTGFWLAPLLLSVPVFSRDTYSYLAQGALLRDGLDPYAVGPIDNPNPLLDNVSPIWTITTAPYGPAFIMIARLVTMLVGNHVIAGTMLLRLCMLPGLALLIWATPRIARHVDANVPIALWVCALNPLVIIHLMGGVHNEMLMVGLMSASIALTFERRHLAGIAVVAVGTAVKATAGLALPFLVWVWMRHLRDRRGYRPLRAFFVAAGISVLIFVAVFAVLSAAAGVGLGWLTALAGSVKIINWLSIPTATANLVHAIGGVFFAVNFYGVLQVTRAIGIVILAFALPLLWWRFRHDDRQALVGIALAMLFVVLFAPAALPWYYSWPLAVVAPLAQSRRAVSAIAAFSTWIMVIFKPDGAHGMYSWPHVLLATAVAAFAWRTINRAQTPWPQ
- the idsA2 gene encoding bifunctional (2E,6E)-farnesyl/geranyl diphosphate synthase, which encodes MADAVTDQLRRYLRERRTASAHIGSDYDGLTAGLEDFVLGGGKRLRPAFAYWGWRAVTTDDADDEALLLFAALELLHASALVHDDVIDSSATRRGRPTTHVRFAALHRERGWRGPAGQFGLSAAILLGDLALAWADDIVADIDLPRAARKRVRRVWADIRTEVLGGQYLDIVAEASAAESIASAMAVNTYKTASYTVSRPLQLGGAAAADRPDVQALFHDVGNQLGVAFQLRDDVLGVFGDPAVTGKPSGDDLRSGKRTVLLATALQLADASDVAAAKLLRAHVGTDMSDAQARDLCDVIERVGALAAVEDQITTLTNRALELVGDAPIYDAAKSGLAELAALSANRSA
- a CDS encoding polyadenylate-specific 3'-exoribonuclease AS, with protein sequence MRYFYDTEFIDDGYTIELISIGVVAEDGREYYGVSTEFNPDRAGSWVRANVLPKLPSPASQLWRSRAQIRNDLETFFDIDGPEPIELWAWVGAYDHVALCQLWGPMTHLPPQIPRFTRELRQLWEEHGSPQMPKRSANVHDALVDARDQLTRYQVITSTGGKEPGHSHRR
- a CDS encoding class II 3-deoxy-7-phosphoheptulonate synthase, with translation MNSTVDLPIEQLPSLPPLPADLRARLDAALAKPAAQQPSWTREEVEPWRTVLESVPPVTVPSEIVRLQDMLAQVARGEAFLLQGGDCAETFVDNTEPHIKGNIRTLLQMAVVLTYGASVPVLKVARIAGQYAKPRSADTDALGLRSYRGDMVNGFAPDAAAREHDPSRLVRAYANAAAAMNLVRALTSSGLASLHGVHDWNREFVRTSPAGARYEALASEIDRGLKFMSACGVADRNLQTAEIYSSHEALVLDYERAMLRLSTEEHDEPQLFDMSAHFLWIGDRTRQLDGAHIAFAEVIGNPIGVKIGPSTTPDQVVEYVERLDPHNKAGRLTLVSRMGNNKVRDLLPPIIEKVQATGHQVIWQCDPMHGNTHESSTGYKTRHFDRIVDEVQGFFEVHRALGTWPGGIHVEITGENVTECLGGAQDISDSDLAGRYETACDPRLNTQQSLELAFLVAEMLRD
- a CDS encoding mycobacterial-type methylenetetrahydrofolate reductase yields the protein MTLNTVALELVPPNVDRGTAQALEDAQKVVQLAAKSGIEGRIGHVMMPGLIEEDDDRPIEMKPKLDVLDFWSTIRPELPGVRGLCSQVTAFMDEPALRERLGTLVGAGIDGIVFVGVPRTMADGEGSGVAPTDALSMYQELVHNRGVILIPTREGETGRLNFKCNQGATFAQTQLLYSDAIVGFLTDFAKETDHRPEVLLGFGFVPKLEEKIGFINWLIQDPGNAAVAEEQAFVTTLANTEPVQRRKLILDLYKRVVDGVADLGFPLSIHLEATYGNSAPAFETFAEMLDYWSPTR
- a CDS encoding Rv2175c family DNA-binding protein, which codes for MSRIPAGDDVIDPEEPTYDLRNVADLLGVSVSKVQQHLKDGHLVAVRRDGDVLVPQIFFTSSGEVVKSLAGLLVVLRDGGYHDTEIVRWLFTPDPSLTVTRDGSRDALSNARPVDALHAHQAREVLRRAQAMAY
- a CDS encoding protein kinase domain-containing protein codes for the protein MTAATSDDLEGALLDGRYRVAARIATGGTSTVYRGLDTRLDRPVALKVMDTRYAGDRQFLTRFQLEARSVARLKDPGLVAVYDQGLDARHPFLVMELIEGGTLRELLAERGPMPPHAVAAVLRPVLGGLAAAHRAGLVHRDVKPENVLISDDGEVKIVDFGLVRAVAEAGITSTSVILGTAAYLSPEQVKDGNASPRSDVYGAGIVAYELLTGQTPFSGDTSLSVAYQRLDTDVPAPSSVIGGVPAQFDELVLRATSRDPAGRYADAQDMAAELEAIVGELGLPDFRVPAPRNSAQHRSATAHTGGQATTDQNRTADLRQPPAPRHQPTRQFTRDPRDRGAGDAGREKTAVAGQFAGIDLTEFAFERERSRRMMLIWIAIVLSVTGLAAAAAWTVGSNIGGLL
- a CDS encoding LppM family (lipo)protein; protein product: MIPALAGCVRIKASITISPDDLVSGDIVAASKPKNDKDNGPQLDPNLTFGQKVAVSKYDRDGYVGSQASFSDLTFAELPELARMNSDAQGVNLSLRRAGDLVILEGRADLTSLTDPDADVELSVAFPGSVTSTNGDRVDEQTVQWKLKPGVVSILSAQARYTDPSTRSFQGAALWLLLASLGTAAAVGGLAWYARDRSPRFSEPSDSSAS